In a genomic window of Pelodiscus sinensis isolate JC-2024 chromosome 32, ASM4963464v1, whole genome shotgun sequence:
- the LOC142823175 gene encoding maestro heat-like repeat family member 5 isoform X1 gives MLSPYRLCPCSLQTLGEPPASAQPTALLLAAVKALTAPALESFQAAEEALRATVSQHSARMERVGDVVGKIFTWLDDVEDPRARRAALGTIALLARAHPRDVVPACVAHAPPWDRGARELWKALGEEAQLSRHVLHQLLDKLRKSHREERSRSVSLAAMDTLYEIFFLWGYREAILQMFPHLLLLCVRQVQHVLDLRLPGTWTASQKSSPEGSSRLSPLR, from the exons atgctcagtccctacaggctctgcccctgttcattgcagaccctcggggagccccctgcctcagcccagcccacagccctgctgctggcagccgtgaaggctctgacggcccccgccctggagagctttcaggcggcggaggaggcgctgagagccaccgtgtcccagcacagcgcccgcatggagcga gtggGAGACGTCGTGGGAAAGATTTTCACCTGGCTGGACGACGTCGAGgaccccagagccagaagagcCGCGCTGggaaccatcgccctgctggctcgcgcccacccccgggacgtggttccagcctgtgtggcccacgcgccgccatgggacag aggtgccagggagctgtggaaggccttgggggaagaagcacagctctcccggcacgtgctgcaccagctgctggacaagctccggaagagccaccgggaggagaggagccgcagcgtgtctctggcc GCTATGGACACGCTCTATGAGATCTTTTTCCtgtggggataccgagaagccatcttgcaaatgtttccccacttgctcctcctctgcgtcaggcaggtgcagcacGTGCTGGACCTGCGCCTGCCAGGGACCTGGAcggccagccagaaatccagccctgagggatccagccgcctcagccccttgaggtaa
- the LOC142823153 gene encoding uncharacterized protein LOC142823153 has product MSQPSEGSQPSTAPHDQPGGSREPARGRKRRAPAWSSAEIVDLIEVWGEASNVHDLRTSHRNAAVYGRMAASLAARGHQRSREQVRCKIKDLRQSYSRACLPGADPEACPHFHALDRILGPHAVPAPRDVIDPGAEGPLLDTEEEEEGSESQEPAASLPRTRDPRGTPQSRSPASSEAGEASTSAAPGTAGRTTPPAAAARARASRTARNQEDYQRRHLRFLDRQLRLQDHWVQEDLRLRQRSLEALEEQGRALRGHLQSLLDRFPFPPPPAPPLAPPLAPPAPPLAPPAPPAPPLAPPLAPPAPPAPPLAPPLAPPAPPAPPLAPPLAPPAPPAPPLAPPLAPPAPPAPPASAPASAPASSTPPVLSAPPSTTIPHRRPRTRSVARRERHPDSHP; this is encoded by the exons atgagccagccatccgagggctcccagccctccactgctccccacgaccagcctggcggctcccgggagcctgcccgggggcgcaaaaggcgggcgcccgcctggtcaagtgcggagatcgtggacctcatcgaggtttggggggaagcctcaaatgtccacgatctccgcactagccaccggaacgcggccgtctatggacgcatggctgccagcctggccgccaggggccaccagcgcagccgggagcaggtgcgctgcaagattaaagacttgcggcagtcctactcccgggcctgcctgccaggggctgacccggaggcctgcccccacttccatgccctggaccgcatcctggggcctcatgccgtccctgccccccgggacgtgattgaccccggggcagagggaccgctcctggacacggaggaggaggaagagggctctgagagccaggagcctgccgccagccttcccaggacccgggacccccgaggcaccccacagagccgctcgcctgcatcatcagaggccggggaggcgtccacct ctgcagcaccggggactgcagggcgcaccacaccgcctgcagcagccgcccgcgcccgggcaagcaggacagccaggaaccaggaggactaccagaggcggcatctccggttcctggaccgacagctccgtctccaggaccactgggtccaggaggacctcaggctgcgccagaggagtctggaggccctggaggagcagggccgtgccctgcgaggccacctccagagcctgctagaccgctttccatttcctcctccccctgctccccctcttgctccccctcttgctccccctgctccccctcttgctccccctgctccccctgctccccctcttgctccccctcttgctccccctgctccccctgctccccctcttgctccccctcttgctccccctgctccccctgctccccctcttgctccccctcttgctccccctgctccccctgctccccctcttgctccccctcttgctccccctgctccccctgctcctcctgcttccgctcctgcttccgctcctgcttcctccacaccccctgtcctctctgcccccccctccacaaccattccccaccgacgcccccggacccgcagtgtggcgagacgggagaggcacccagactcccacccctga
- the LOC142823175 gene encoding maestro heat-like repeat family member 5 isoform X2 — protein MTMTLGEPPASAQPTALLLAAVKALTAPALESFQAAEEALRATVSQHSARMERVGDVVGKIFTWLDDVEDPRARRAALGTIALLARAHPRDVVPACVAHAPPWDRGARELWKALGEEAQLSRHVLHQLLDKLRKSHREERSRSVSLAAMDTLYEIFFLWGYREAILQMFPHLLLLCVRQVQHVLDLRLPGTWTASQKSSPEGSSRLSPLR, from the exons ATGACTATG accctcggggagccccctgcctcagcccagcccacagccctgctgctggcagccgtgaaggctctgacggcccccgccctggagagctttcaggcggcggaggaggcgctgagagccaccgtgtcccagcacagcgcccgcatggagcga gtggGAGACGTCGTGGGAAAGATTTTCACCTGGCTGGACGACGTCGAGgaccccagagccagaagagcCGCGCTGggaaccatcgccctgctggctcgcgcccacccccgggacgtggttccagcctgtgtggcccacgcgccgccatgggacag aggtgccagggagctgtggaaggccttgggggaagaagcacagctctcccggcacgtgctgcaccagctgctggacaagctccggaagagccaccgggaggagaggagccgcagcgtgtctctggcc GCTATGGACACGCTCTATGAGATCTTTTTCCtgtggggataccgagaagccatcttgcaaatgtttccccacttgctcctcctctgcgtcaggcaggtgcagcacGTGCTGGACCTGCGCCTGCCAGGGACCTGGAcggccagccagaaatccagccctgagggatccagccgcctcagccccttgaggtaa